A window of Hyperolius riggenbachi isolate aHypRig1 chromosome 1, aHypRig1.pri, whole genome shotgun sequence contains these coding sequences:
- the LOC137563853 gene encoding uncharacterized protein, with product MEEERIVATGSAVEITSVKVLAGELYARAGSRLVIPCTFSVDRTHAHKISLEWRQIPEGGGAYISTAFLFDNNVDLMEQHHNLRTEFFISHFHQGNCSLVIDPLQSNDEGIYEPHIAIDGVQYEPVPSTAVFVWDNSKEPGLPPVDTDYQNSMEDLEDEVNIKTSTYLPDSTPVSTEYIPPATVVEKEHQSAEKKADDATTPVPDSTPVTTEYTPPATVEEVQNQSAENKADDVTSDKVTTATTLAEEKPAGLKKIKSVFKKVAQELQRMRHNPHIVIAGGIIGFLLFYACVWGCLYGMEKLDYRMHTKEPLENQRKAFRRKE from the exons CTGTGGAAATCACCTCTGTGAAAGTACTAGCTGGTGAGCTGTATGCCCGCGCGGGATCGCGGCTGGTCATCCCGTGCACCTTCTCTGTGGATCGTACACACGCCCATAAGATCAGTCTGGAATGGAGACAGATTCCAGAAGGAGGTGGAGCTTACATTTCCACTGCTTTCCTGTTTGACAACAATGTGGATTTAATGGAGCAACACCACAACCTAAGGACGGAGTTCTTTATCTCCCACTTTCACCAAGGGAACTGTTCTCTGGTCATAGATCCACTTCAAAGCAATGATGAAGGTATCTATGAGCCTCACATTGCCATTGATGGTGTCCAGTATGAGCCAGTTCCAAGCACTGCTGTCTTTGTCTGGGACAACAGTAAGGAACCAG GACTCCCTCCTGTGGACACCGACTATCAGAACTCTATGGAAGACCTTGAGGACGAGGTCAACATTAAGACCTCTACTTACCTGCCTGATTCTACTCCTGTAAGCACTGAATACATCCCTCCAGCGACTGTGGTGGAAAAAGAGCATCAGTCTGCTGAAAAGAAAGCAGATGATGCCACCACTCCTGTGCCTGATTCCACTCCTGTGACCACTGAATACACCCCTCCAGCGACTGTGgaggaagtacagaatcagtctgCTGAAAATAAAGCAGATGATGTCACCAGTGATAAAGTCACCACAGCCACAACATTGGCTGAGGAGAAGCCAGCTGGATTAAAGAAGATAAAAAGTGTTTTCAAAAAAGTTGCACAAGAACTGCAGAGGATGAGACATAACCCTCACATTGTCATCGCTGGCGGAATCATCGGTTTCCTGCTCTTCTATGCATGCGTTTGGGG ATGTTTATATGGCATGGAGAAGCTGGATTACAGAATGCATACTAAGGAACCTCTAGAGAATCAAAGGAAAGCATTCAGGAGAAAGGAATAG